Proteins from one Phaenicophaeus curvirostris isolate KB17595 chromosome 18, BPBGC_Pcur_1.0, whole genome shotgun sequence genomic window:
- the LOC138728616 gene encoding BPI fold-containing family B member 3-like has protein sequence MPVIRDVFLLCSLLALSQGFRIIPSLAKGGVGDITESQAKRDHQKPPGGLLSGNLLGGLLGKHGPVGGLLGKHGPVGGLLGKHGAVGSLLGGGGALGSLLGENGAVGGLLGEDGVLGGLLGGDGGIGGLLGEDGVLGGLLGGDGGIGGLLGEDGVLGGLLGEDGVVSGLLDIDGVLGGLLGKEGLLDALLGKEGVVNTLLDVILDILLGKNGLLGRNGLVGGLLGGRSAGDLTGPKILNNTLPKISLRSLPGFGHQIDFNTQLLVETTSAPGDLLCAQLEADVAMLVQDRWAAPQSDMDCKTVDMTIHVRPEVPLLDQPLKQLLSDTLHEVGCKIVNTRINAVSTLLGSSASAPPLGALGDLPSFSIIGDDSIQLDLNLLGTDVQGSMGASTQVSPLPATLLLATGRPPRLSLSPRTLSALLEPIQGQGAFNLSITSTMAPNSNSLSTAALLPFIPQLASVLPRTLPLELRVRVANEPLVAVRGGRATATLKATIDVLSPSLQSSQRPLFSLDADIGLNIVPSVSSGKLQTSLALDSINLTRAPLRLDPPSASSLTGWLKQVLETGYIPAINDVLAVSIPLPNVLNTSLRNAEVDVTDANDSSDQTDLKRFCSGGPLSLLPE, from the exons ATGCCGGTGATCAGGGATGTTTTCCTCCTGTGCAGCCTGCTGGCCCTTTCACAAGGATTTCGAATAATTCCCTCGCTTGCCAAAGGAGGAGTAGGTG atattacAGAGTCACAAGCCAAACGTGACCACCAGAAACCTCCAGGTGGTCTCCTCAGTGGCAATCTTCTTGGTGGTCTCCTTGGCAAACATGGTCCTGTTGGTGGTCTCCTTGGCAAACATGGTCCTGTTGGTGGTCTCCTTGGCAAACATGGTGCTGTTGGCAGTCTCCTAGGTGGAGGTGGTGCTCTTGGAAGTCTCCTTGGTGAAAATGGTGCTGTTGGTGGTCTCCTTGGTGAAGACGGTGTCCTTGGTGGTCTCCTTGGCGGAGATGGTGGTATTGGTGGTCTCCTTGGTGAAGACGGTGTCCTTGGTGGTCTCCTTGGCGGAGATGGTGGTATTGGTGGTCTCCTTGGTGAAGACGGTGTCCTTGGTGGTCTCCTTGGTGAAGATGGTGTCGTTAGTGGTCTCCTCGACATAGATGGTGTCCTTGGTGGTCTCCTTGGCAAAGAAGGTCTTCTTGATGCTCTCCTTGGCAAAGAAGGTGTTGTTAATACTCTCCTTGATGTTATCCTTGACATCCTTCTTGGCAAAAATGGTCTTCTTGGCAGAAACGGTCTCGTTGGTGGTCTGCTTGGTGGAAGATCTGCTGGAGATCTCACAGG GCCGAAGATTCTGAACAACACCCTCCCCAAAATAAGTCTGCGCTCCCTGCCAGGCTTTGGGCACCAGATCGACTTCAACACCCAGCTGCTGGTAGAGACCACCAG CGCGCCAGGAGATTTGCTCTGCGCGCAGCTGGAAGCAGATGTGGCCATGCTGGTCCAGGACAGGTGGGCGGCTCCTCAGAGCGATATGGACTGCAAGACTGTTGACATGACCATCCATGTGAG ACCTGAAGTGCCACTTCTGGATCAGCCTTTAAAACAGCTACTTAGCGACACCCTGCATGAGGTG GGCTGCAAAATTGTCAACACGAGGATCAACGCAGTGAGCACGCTGCTCGGCTCCTCAGCCT CCGCGCCCCCGCTTGGGGCTCTGGGAGATCTGCCTTCCTTTTCCATCATCGGTGATGACTCTATCCAGCTGGATCTAAAC CTCCTCGGCACGGACGTGCAGGGCAGCATGGGGGCCTCCACGCAGGTATCACCGCTCCCAGCCACGCTGCTGCTGGCCACCGGCCGCCCGCCGCGGCTCAGCCTCTCCCCACGCACCCTCAGCGCCCTGCTGGAGCCGATCCAGGGACAGGGAGCCTTCAACCTCAGCATCACCAGTACCATG GCGCCCAACAGCAACTCTCTGTCCACGGCCGCCCTTctccccttcatcccccag cTCGCCAGCGTCCTTCCCCGCACTCTGCCACTGGAGCTGCGTGTGCGAGTGGCCAACGAGCCGCTGGTGGCTGTGAGGGGAGGAAGAGCCACCGCCACCCTCAAAGCCACCATTGACGTCCTCAGTCCATCCCTGCAGTCCTCGCAGAGGCCTCTCTTCTCCCTCGACGCG GATATCGGTTTGAACATTGTCCCGTCAGTCTCCAGTGGCAAACTGCAAACCTCCTTGGCCCTTGACAG CATCAACCTGACGCGGGCACCCCTGAGACTCGACCCACCCAGT GCCTCCTCGCTCACAGGATGGCTCAAGCAAGTCCTTGAGACTGGCTACATCCCTGCCATTAACG ATGTCTTGGCCGTGTCCATCCCTCTGCCCAACGTTCTCAACACCAGCCTCAGGAACGCCGAGGTGGACGTCACGGAC GCAAATGACTCTTCCGACCAGACAGATCTAAAAAGGTTCTGCTCGGGAGGACCCTTGTCCCTGCTCCCTGAGTGA